The following coding sequences lie in one Hoplias malabaricus isolate fHopMal1 chromosome 14, fHopMal1.hap1, whole genome shotgun sequence genomic window:
- the nppal gene encoding natriuretic peptide A-like, which translates to MLSSGSMLCLCALLLLSLAAAKPLSTLQTLKELLEEEQEANVPYAGGEDTALEHRATSPEESSPESALERVLGDLLTVSKRSWSRFKKGGLRSCFGVRLERIGSFSGLGC; encoded by the exons atgcttTCCAGCGGCTCTATGCTCTGCCTCTGCGCACTGCTGCTGCTCAGTCTGGCGGCCGCCAAACCGCTCTCCACTCTCCAG ACGCTGAAAGAGCTcctggaggaggagcaggaggctAACGTCCCCTATGCTGGCGGTGAGGACACAGCCCTGGAGCACAGGGCCACGAGCCCAGAGGAGTCCAGCCCTGAGAGTGCGCTGGAGCGTGTGCTGGGAGACCTGCTGACTGTGTCCAAGCGCTCATGGAGCCGCTTTAAGAAGGGCGGACTGCGCAGCTGCTTCGGGGTCCGGCTCGAGCGCATCGGCTCCTTCAGTGGCCTGGGCTGCTGA